A genomic stretch from Armatimonadota bacterium includes:
- a CDS encoding ribonuclease H-like domain-containing protein → MTRDDGDRIRDWAQDLRQANFRLRRLGERKQASDESRQVQADGPARLEELVPGVEIPSPGGSAAWVISKHIAEREPGWAQLGHRLFQRVMNAPHDPLLSALAPRDLSAEEVLFVDLETTGLQNSPLFLIGVMSWAGHGLQVRQYFARDYTEEPAAIQLFLSELERCRLMVSFNGRSFDWPYLRMRAAATLVGNPQEPAHLDLLLEARRVWRPSVPDCRLQTLEEHICGRPPRVGDIPGADIPRAYHDFVDTGDARQMAAVLEHNFLDLVTLAELLVRLPRS, encoded by the coding sequence TTGACGCGCGATGATGGCGACCGGATACGCGACTGGGCGCAAGACCTGAGGCAGGCGAACTTTCGGCTGCGCAGGCTGGGGGAGCGCAAACAGGCATCAGACGAGTCCCGGCAGGTGCAGGCAGACGGCCCCGCGCGCCTGGAAGAACTCGTGCCGGGGGTCGAGATACCCTCGCCCGGCGGCAGCGCGGCCTGGGTAATCTCAAAGCACATCGCTGAGCGGGAGCCGGGCTGGGCGCAGCTCGGCCACAGGCTCTTTCAGAGGGTGATGAATGCGCCGCATGACCCGCTGCTGAGTGCCCTGGCGCCGCGTGATCTGAGTGCCGAGGAAGTGCTCTTTGTTGACCTCGAAACAACCGGCCTGCAGAACAGCCCCCTGTTCCTCATTGGGGTCATGTCCTGGGCCGGGCACGGGCTGCAGGTCCGTCAGTATTTCGCCCGGGATTATACCGAGGAGCCTGCGGCGATTCAGCTCTTCCTGAGCGAGCTGGAGCGCTGCCGCCTGATGGTCTCTTTCAATGGCAGGAGCTTCGACTGGCCCTATCTGCGGATGCGCGCGGCGGCAACGCTGGTTGGAAATCCCCAGGAACCCGCCCATCTCGACTTGCTTCTGGAGGCGCGGCGAGTTTGGAGGCCTTCGGTCCCGGACTGCCGCCTACAGACCCTCGAAGAGCACATCTGCGGGCGTCCTCCGCGGGTCGGAGATATCCCGGGCGCTGACATCCCCCGGGCGTACCACGACTTCGTGGACACCGGGGACGCCCGCCAGATGGCGGCTGTCCTGGAGCATAACTTCCTGGACCTGGTGACCCTGGCCGAGCTGCTGGTTCGATTGCCCAGGAGCTAA
- a CDS encoding zinc-binding dehydrogenase produces MPVKAAVIPWPNQPVEVCEYPEPELEPGGALMRTLYSEVCGTDVHLLHGRLSAAPYPLIPGHINVGRLEALNSPVMDAFGDPLREGDLVTFLDVHETCNNCWFCLVAKATTRCPHRKVYGITYGADDGLLGGWSELVYLKPGVKIMRLPDGLSPELTIAGGCALPTAFHAVERGGVGLGHHVVVQGSGPVGLMACALSRLSGAQSVTVLGAPDSRLQTALALGADEVISVESTDEAARLARVRALTGGRGADITIEATGNPNAIPEGMRLTRDAGTYVVVGQYTDAGPVEFNPHLDLNRRHLEVRATWGIDFSHMYRSLHALARFRNSFPWVDVISRYYGLHEANEALEQVAAGSVVKAVICPNGRPGNDQMPA; encoded by the coding sequence ATGCCCGTGAAGGCCGCAGTGATCCCCTGGCCAAACCAGCCCGTCGAGGTGTGCGAATACCCGGAGCCTGAACTCGAACCTGGCGGCGCGCTCATGCGCACGCTGTATTCCGAGGTCTGCGGCACCGATGTCCATCTGCTCCACGGTCGACTGTCAGCCGCGCCATACCCTTTGATTCCCGGGCACATCAACGTGGGCAGGCTGGAAGCCTTGAACAGCCCGGTCATGGATGCTTTCGGAGACCCTCTCCGCGAGGGCGACCTGGTGACCTTCCTGGATGTGCACGAGACCTGCAACAACTGCTGGTTCTGCCTGGTCGCGAAAGCCACCACACGGTGCCCGCATCGCAAGGTCTACGGCATCACTTACGGCGCAGATGACGGCCTTCTTGGCGGCTGGAGCGAACTGGTTTACCTGAAGCCGGGTGTGAAGATTATGCGACTGCCTGATGGTTTGTCGCCGGAACTTACGATCGCAGGCGGCTGCGCCTTGCCCACGGCATTCCACGCCGTGGAGCGCGGCGGCGTTGGCCTGGGGCACCATGTAGTGGTTCAGGGATCAGGCCCGGTGGGCCTCATGGCCTGCGCGCTGTCGCGGTTGTCAGGTGCGCAGAGCGTGACTGTCTTGGGGGCGCCGGACTCCAGGCTTCAGACCGCATTGGCGCTGGGCGCGGATGAAGTCATCAGCGTGGAGAGCACCGATGAGGCTGCACGCCTTGCCAGGGTGCGTGCGCTTACCGGCGGGCGAGGCGCGGACATCACGATTGAGGCTACGGGTAACCCCAACGCAATCCCCGAGGGCATGCGGCTTACCCGGGATGCGGGCACCTACGTGGTGGTGGGCCAGTACACCGATGCCGGTCCGGTGGAGTTCAACCCCCATCTGGACCTAAACCGAAGGCATCTGGAGGTCCGCGCCACATGGGGCATCGATTTCTCCCACATGTACCGCTCGCTGCACGCACTGGCGCGGTTCCGGAACAGCTTTCCGTGGGTCGACGTGATCAGCCGATACTACGGACTGCACGAGGCGAATGAAGCGCTGGAGCAGGTGGCGGCGGGGTCGGTGGTGAAGGCTGTTATCTGCCCCAACGGGCGACCGGGAAACGACCAGATGCCGGCGTGA
- a CDS encoding Gfo/Idh/MocA family oxidoreductase — MSAVRVGVVGCGVIGPTHMQAAVNSPHIELVAVADLIDDRAKAAAEKFNVPRVYREGAELIQDPDIDLVVLAFPAAGRTELGLETLKAGKHLLTEKPVAMNADEVRQLMAAQGNLLAGACCCRYRFTESARAATDFIASGALGQLRNVYCRELRPAGAKPSGEPVEWRLKKHRNGGGILMNWGCYDLDYLLGLCGWQLVPETVFAQTWTCSPTVEHHISPGSDAETYYTALVRCKGGTMLSIERGEYMAISGEAAWQIIGTKGSLRLHMLTSAEKKIIFDELDPDEGLKSRVIWEGAESSFACTPVEDMAKAILDGTKPATSLDRALVIQQISDGVYASATSGRCVSIA; from the coding sequence ATGAGCGCAGTGAGAGTTGGCGTCGTGGGTTGCGGGGTCATCGGGCCCACCCATATGCAGGCTGCCGTGAACTCGCCGCATATTGAACTTGTGGCGGTTGCAGACCTCATCGACGACCGCGCGAAGGCCGCTGCGGAGAAGTTCAATGTGCCCAGGGTTTACCGCGAGGGCGCTGAACTGATACAGGACCCGGACATCGACCTGGTAGTCCTCGCGTTCCCGGCTGCCGGACGCACCGAGCTCGGCCTGGAGACCCTCAAGGCGGGCAAGCACCTACTCACGGAAAAGCCCGTGGCGATGAATGCGGATGAGGTGCGCCAGCTCATGGCGGCCCAGGGCAATCTTCTCGCCGGGGCGTGCTGCTGCCGCTATCGGTTCACCGAAAGCGCGCGGGCGGCCACCGATTTCATCGCATCCGGCGCATTGGGACAGTTGCGGAATGTGTATTGCCGGGAACTGCGTCCCGCAGGCGCGAAACCCTCGGGGGAACCCGTGGAATGGCGCCTGAAAAAGCACCGCAACGGCGGCGGGATCCTCATGAACTGGGGCTGCTACGATCTCGACTACCTGCTGGGCCTGTGCGGCTGGCAACTGGTCCCCGAGACGGTCTTTGCCCAGACCTGGACCTGTTCGCCCACTGTGGAACACCACATCTCGCCTGGGTCCGACGCCGAGACCTACTACACCGCCCTCGTGCGATGCAAAGGCGGGACGATGCTGAGCATCGAACGCGGCGAGTATATGGCGATCAGTGGCGAGGCAGCGTGGCAGATCATCGGCACGAAGGGGTCCCTGCGGCTGCACATGCTGACCTCGGCAGAGAAGAAGATCATCTTCGACGAACTCGATCCGGACGAGGGCCTGAAGTCCCGGGTGATCTGGGAGGGCGCGGAATCCAGTTTCGCTTGCACTCCGGTGGAGGACATGGCAAAGGCGATCCTGGACGGCACGAAACCCGCGACCAGCCTGGACAGGGCGCTGGTGATCCAGCAGATCAGCGACGGCGTGTATGCATCCGCGACCAGCGGACGGTGCGTAAGCATCGCGTGA
- a CDS encoding NAD(P)-dependent oxidoreductase, which translates to MSDIGFIGAGAMGRPMALNLLQAGHRVTVYDLNPEAIAACVEHGASPAASAADAVRGKEFILTSLRSSDAFVSVADVSLVPAARAEQVFIDLGTTRIRETRRVGQALLARGAHLLDAPVSGGPEGARTGMLRIFVGGDAGVYRRALPVLEVLGDPDRIRLCGPIGSGQIVKGTNQLAMALGAAAWLEAASFATRAGVSPQAILDTVGGDCGWRGEFADVVRRISAGDGDHVDTKLPELPYFLEFAEDAGLPMPLTRALWDLCAEGDWSLHDNMHRATASYWRELHRATHSRRLDGIGGR; encoded by the coding sequence ATGAGTGACATCGGGTTCATCGGTGCGGGGGCCATGGGGCGACCCATGGCCCTCAATCTACTGCAGGCCGGGCACCGGGTGACGGTCTACGACCTGAACCCGGAAGCCATCGCCGCCTGTGTAGAGCACGGCGCCTCGCCTGCAGCGTCGGCCGCGGATGCCGTCCGGGGTAAGGAGTTCATCCTGACCAGCCTGCGCTCGTCGGACGCATTTGTGAGCGTGGCGGATGTGTCGCTGGTTCCTGCGGCACGCGCGGAGCAGGTTTTCATTGACCTGGGCACTACCCGGATACGTGAGACTCGCCGGGTCGGTCAGGCACTGCTGGCAAGGGGTGCCCATCTGCTGGATGCTCCGGTGAGTGGCGGCCCGGAGGGTGCGCGAACGGGTATGCTGCGAATCTTCGTCGGAGGGGATGCCGGAGTTTACCGTCGCGCGCTGCCGGTGCTGGAAGTACTTGGCGATCCCGACCGCATTCGCCTCTGCGGCCCTATTGGGTCCGGGCAGATCGTCAAAGGGACCAATCAGCTGGCCATGGCGCTGGGAGCGGCGGCGTGGCTGGAAGCCGCTTCCTTCGCCACCCGCGCAGGAGTCTCCCCGCAAGCGATCCTCGACACCGTCGGCGGGGATTGCGGCTGGCGTGGAGAGTTCGCCGATGTTGTACGGCGGATCAGCGCAGGCGATGGCGACCACGTGGACACGAAGCTGCCGGAATTGCCCTATTTCCTCGAGTTCGCCGAAGATGCCGGCCTGCCAATGCCGCTCACCCGCGCTCTGTGGGACCTCTGCGCGGAGGGCGACTGGTCACTGCATGACAACATGCATCGCGCGACCGCCAGTTACTGGCGCGAATTGCATCGGGCGACGCACAGTCGCCGCCTTGACGGTATCGGTGGGCGCTGA
- a CDS encoding fumarylacetoacetate hydrolase family protein, with amino-acid sequence MPVKLVNFVAKDAPATEPFSAGFLCGDRVADILRVVAACSEIEAACASASCRPSALAICTSEHCLAAAEKCSQWLAAQDEATIAYLSHRRSDVRLLPPVPAPGKVFCLAQNFPSHIGETRQIMHAEPQSPMGGTTPKVFLKPTTNTICGDGDPIPISRNAQFIDYEGEMCVVIGKECKYVEPQEAGQYIAGVTCMNDVSERDLLIWERTEEGPWDKFFDWLNGKWMDNFAPMGPCLVPAGSLDLDNLELTCSVNGEVRQRGNTGEMIHSAAQTVSYISQMLTLMPGDVIALGTPGGVGKALGKKLVPGDVVTVEIEGVGVLTNPVVAESA; translated from the coding sequence ATGCCGGTCAAGCTTGTGAACTTCGTTGCCAAAGACGCACCCGCGACTGAGCCCTTCTCTGCCGGATTCCTCTGCGGAGATCGCGTCGCAGACATTCTCCGGGTGGTTGCGGCCTGTTCCGAGATAGAAGCTGCGTGCGCTTCGGCGAGCTGCAGGCCCAGCGCGCTGGCGATTTGTACCAGCGAACACTGTCTGGCTGCCGCCGAGAAGTGCTCGCAGTGGCTGGCGGCCCAAGATGAGGCGACCATTGCCTACCTGTCCCACCGGCGCAGCGATGTGCGTCTGCTGCCGCCTGTCCCCGCTCCGGGGAAGGTGTTCTGCCTGGCGCAGAATTTCCCGTCCCATATCGGCGAAACCCGGCAGATCATGCACGCCGAGCCTCAAAGCCCCATGGGCGGCACTACTCCGAAAGTCTTCCTGAAGCCCACGACCAACACGATCTGCGGCGACGGTGACCCGATCCCGATCAGTCGCAATGCCCAGTTCATTGACTATGAGGGCGAGATGTGCGTGGTCATCGGCAAGGAATGCAAGTACGTGGAGCCGCAGGAGGCCGGGCAGTACATCGCTGGGGTCACCTGTATGAATGACGTCTCCGAGCGCGACCTTTTGATCTGGGAGCGCACAGAAGAGGGCCCCTGGGACAAGTTCTTCGACTGGCTGAACGGCAAATGGATGGACAATTTCGCACCGATGGGCCCGTGTCTCGTTCCGGCCGGAAGCCTGGATCTCGACAATCTCGAGTTGACCTGCAGCGTGAACGGCGAAGTCCGGCAGCGCGGCAACACCGGCGAGATGATCCACAGCGCCGCCCAGACGGTGTCATACATCAGCCAGATGCTCACGCTGATGCCGGGAGACGTCATCGCCCTGGGGACGCCCGGCGGCGTGGGCAAGGCGCTGGGCAAGAAGCTTGTGCCCGGCGATGTGGTGACCGTTGAGATCGAGGGCGTTGGTGTGCTGACCAATCCTGTGGTGGCGGAGTCCGCTTAA
- the lipA gene encoding lipoyl synthase, whose amino-acid sequence MNEGTSCGCREDPLGRLPEWLRVKTGKARLSQATRSLVEAHGLHTVCQSARCPNIGECYCSGTATFLILGNVCTRNCRFCAVAHGVPDPVDPDEPARLAQAAAELGLHYVVVTSVTRDDLPDGGASQFAATVRELKRQIPGVLVEVLPSDMGGDEAALRTVLDSGPDVFNHNLETVRRLQPVVRPQAGYERSLGVLRRAGELGALTKSGLIVGLGETRDELREALGDLASCGVRILTIGQYLQPTRAHMPVARYVEPAEFDEFADWGRQAGIDHVVSGPFVRSSYQAAEAAACVELRRDHGGEEERR is encoded by the coding sequence ATGAATGAGGGTACCTCGTGCGGGTGCCGGGAGGATCCTCTCGGACGCCTGCCTGAATGGCTTCGCGTGAAGACAGGGAAGGCCCGGCTCAGCCAGGCGACGCGCTCGCTTGTGGAGGCTCACGGGCTGCACACCGTCTGTCAGAGTGCGCGGTGCCCGAATATCGGCGAATGCTACTGCTCGGGCACTGCAACCTTCCTGATTCTCGGCAATGTATGCACCCGAAACTGCCGATTCTGCGCGGTGGCCCACGGTGTGCCCGATCCAGTGGACCCGGACGAACCAGCCCGGCTTGCACAGGCGGCGGCGGAATTGGGGCTGCATTATGTGGTGGTCACCTCGGTTACCCGAGACGACCTCCCGGACGGCGGCGCCTCACAGTTCGCCGCTACCGTCAGGGAACTGAAGCGGCAGATACCGGGCGTGCTGGTGGAAGTGCTCCCCTCGGACATGGGCGGCGACGAGGCCGCGCTGCGGACCGTGCTCGACTCGGGACCCGATGTGTTCAACCACAACCTTGAGACCGTGCGACGCCTGCAACCCGTCGTGCGTCCTCAGGCAGGTTACGAGCGGTCACTGGGTGTTCTGAGGCGGGCAGGCGAACTTGGAGCGCTCACCAAGTCGGGATTGATCGTGGGCCTCGGTGAGACCCGGGATGAGTTGCGCGAGGCCCTGGGCGATCTGGCCTCGTGCGGCGTGCGCATTCTCACCATCGGGCAGTATCTGCAGCCCACGCGCGCGCATATGCCGGTTGCCAGGTATGTGGAGCCCGCGGAGTTTGACGAGTTCGCCGACTGGGGCAGGCAGGCCGGCATCGACCATGTCGTCTCCGGGCCTTTCGTGCGTAGCAGCTACCAGGCTGCCGAAGCGGCTGCGTGTGTCGAACTCCGTAGAGATCATGGGGGAGAGGAGGAGCGCCGCTGA